A segment of the Xenorhabdus bovienii SS-2004 genome:
ATCCAATATCCCTGCCAGCCGGTTGCTTTCAGCTTGGGATAAATTTCATTGGTATAATCCCCGCCCTGACAGCTAATGATGATATCCAACGCACTTAGTGCCCCAATATCAAAAGCATCCTGTAATACACCTGATTTTCCTGCAAATTCCGGGGCAGAAAGCCCGTGTTGGGAAGTCGTGAAAAAAACCGGATTTATTTCATCAAAATCCCGCTCTTCCAACATCCGCTGTACCAATACTGAGCCGACCATGCCACGCCAGCCGATAAAACCTACATTTTTCATCATGCTTACCCTATCTTGAAAGATGTTTATCAGACACACTGATATCATTAAAGCTGACAAAATATGGCGAAAGGTGCAAGTAAATTTATGTCCTACAGTACTATCATTTGAGCAGCAATGCGTTTGCCGTTTTTAAACCATATCGCGGTGGGTTCACAAATGTCAGACACTCATTCTCCAGCAGGAATTGGTACTCCAAGTTTTGGGGATCTTAAAAAAGGTAAGGGTGTTAAAAGACTACAGAAAAAATGTAGGTTTCTGATCACCGTTTCTTTTTATTCATACCTGAACTGCTTTAAGACGCGGATTAGTTTTACAAATGACATATACACGGCCACGGAGACGAACAATCTTACAATCAGGATGTCGTTGCTTTGCTGTTTTCAATGAACTCAATACCTGCAAAATCCTTTTTATTTGTTGCCCAAAAATGAGTGGCTCAGTGTGGCGCCAGTTGCTTGCCCACGGGCTTTAAATCCCTAGGGTTTATCGGGCTGCTCACACTGTGCCAAATCTAATCATGTTTACATGGTAATCAATTTTCAAGATACAACGGCTTACGGCGGATTTAGCTAAAACTACATCCATCTAAGTGCTGAATCTTCTACCGGCTGTTTTTCCAATACCTCTTTATCCTTTTTATAATCATGTGAAACATACCAATTCGGGCTGCGCCCCTGACGAGGAAGACCTTCATCACCTCGCCTCACATAACCCGATTGTAGCTCGCCAAAAATGTTTTCGTGTTTCAACATTTCATCCGGCTGAGCATAAGCTGTCACAGATTTAGCACCTCGACGATCCATCTCTTTCAATAATCGGCAAACATAATCTGCGGATAGATCCACTTTCAATGTCCAAGAACTGCTGATATAGCCAAACAGATAGGCAAAATTCGGAATATCCTGTATCAACGTTCCCTTGTAGAGCATACGATTATTGCCCTGTAGTTTTTGCTCATCAATAGAAATTTCAATTCCACCAAGAGGGAGTAATTTCAGACCAGTAGCAGAAACGATGATATCCGCCGGCAGCTCCTTACCAGATTGCAGTAAAATTCCATTTTCAGTAAAGCGTTTAACCTGGTCGGTCACAATAGAGGATTTGCCTTCTTTCAGTGACTTTAAAAAATTACCATTGGGGATCACACACAACCGTTCATCCCAAGGCATGTACTTTGGTGTAAGGTG
Coding sequences within it:
- the ykgO gene encoding type B 50S ribosomal protein L36; protein product: MQVLSSLKTAKQRHPDCKIVRLRGRVYVICKTNPRLKAVQV